A window of the Henckelia pumila isolate YLH828 chromosome 3, ASM3356847v2, whole genome shotgun sequence genome harbors these coding sequences:
- the LOC140890753 gene encoding ultraviolet-B receptor UVR8, giving the protein MTVSRTYFCVKKLAPCSNLKNNKARSAFSSCFRRWVCAESRQLDETAQELSKGKSFAALWGNGDYGRLGFGNLRSEWRPKPIFASAFDDQSLREVACGGAHTLFLTENGDVYATGLNDFGQLGVSDSNSYTLKPLRVSGIPSRVIRVSAGYHHSAAVTVDGELYIWGKNANGQLGLGKKAERVIPVPIKVPCLDGVTIKMASLGFEHSIAVTDKGEVLSWGDGDSGRLGHGHELSILGFQKSSSEYTPRLIKELEGVKVKSVSAGMLHSACICENGSLYFFGERELGKWGFGKAKSATTPSTISHLPLSDEVACGGYHTCVITNGGDLYTWGSNENGCLGIGCTDVIYSPERVQGPFLNQPATQVSCGWKHTAAISGGNIYTWGWGGSNGTFKEEGHSPGGQLGHGDDVDYIEPSLIDFYKNVKAVQVSCGFNHTAALFEYKSE; this is encoded by the exons ATGACGGTTTCAAGAACTTATTTTTGCGTGAAAAAACTCGCACCTTGTTCAAATTTGAAGAACAACAAAGCAAGATCAGCATTCTCATCATGTTTTAGAAGGTGGGTTTGCGCTGAAAGTCGCCAACTTGATGAGACTGCTCAAGAATTGAGTAAAGGAAAGAGTTTTGCTGCTCTGTGGGGAAACGGGGATTATGGCAGGCTGGGGTTTGGGAATTTGCGGTCTGAGTGGAGGCCCAAGCCTATTTTTGCATCAGCTTTCGATGATCAGAGTCTGAGAGAGGTAGCTTGTGGCGGTGCTCACACTCTGTTTCTCACAG AAAATGGGGATGTGTATGCTACTGGACTCAATGACTTTGGACAGCTAGGAGTTTCAGATTCAAACAGTTATACACTG AAACCTCTCAGGGTTTCTGGAATTCCGAGCAGGGTTATTAGAGTTTCGGCTGGTTACCATCATTCGGCTGCTGTTACGG TGGACGGAGAACTCTATATATGGGGAAAGAATGCAAATGGACAGCTTGGTCTTGGAAAAA AGGCGGAAAGGGTAATACCTGTCCCTATCAAAGTTCCGTGCTTGGATGGAGTCACCATTAAAATGGCATCTTTAGGGTTTGAGCACTCAATTGCTGTTACAG ATAAAGGTGAGGTCTTGAGTTGGGGTGATGGAGATTCGGGGAGACTTGGTCATGGACATGAATTAAGCATTTTGGGATTTCAAAAAAGCAGCAG TGAGTATACACCACGACTAATTAAAGAACTTGAGGGAGTCAAG GTTAAAAGTGTTTCTGCTGGAATGCTACACTCCGCCTGTATTTGTG AAAATGGCTCTTTGTATTTCTTTGGTGAAAGGGAGTTAGGAAAATGG GGCTTCGGCAAAGCAAAGAGTGCAACTACACCATCCACAATCAGCCATTTGCCACTCTCAGACGAAGTTGCATGTGGTGGTTATCACACCTGTGTCATCACAA ATGGTGGAGATCTGTATACATGGGGCTCCAATGAAAATGGCTGTCTCGGCATTGG CTGCACGGATGTAATATATTCACCGGAAAGAGTCCAAGGTCCATTTTTGAATCAACCTGCTACTCAG GTATCCTGTGGTTGGAAGCACACAGCAGCAATTTCTG GAGGCAATATTTACACATGGGGTTGGGGAGGTTCTAATGGAACATTTAAAGAAGAAGGACATTCTCCTGGCGGACAATTG GGTCATGGTGATGACGTTGACTACATCGAGCCTAGTCTGATTGACTTTTACAAGAACGTAAAAGCAGTACAAGTATCTTGTGGATTTAATCATACAGCTGCCTTATTTGAATACAAATCTGAGTAG